The following proteins come from a genomic window of Lolium rigidum isolate FL_2022 chromosome 5, APGP_CSIRO_Lrig_0.1, whole genome shotgun sequence:
- the LOC124655926 gene encoding acyl transferase 15-like, producing the protein MSVVTKSSPVLVCPSSEPAGSGKGNGSHINLSSVDNCYASLPVTSLLVFDQPISDPVETIKRALAQALLHYRPMAGRIAEDRRITCTGEGVSFVGASASCALPELVPTSTVPIDDLALQYPAPMCRRGDPLLLMQVTEFSGGGFTVAVTWNHAVADGKGMAQFLQAIGELARGMPAPSVLPVRSPEKAGPLPVVPAPTVAMQRVILRFATRGKAALDVTVPWSLIRRVKADCGGCTVFEAVAAVLWRCRTRAVISDPEAAAPLSFPCNLRGPMGTQDGYYGNCFAVQLVHATAGSVANGDIRDLVNLIRRAKETVLSNGNGSNGDRKRGTCPRLYNVLAVGSWRNLGFDAADFGHGTPSRVVCHMERVAGPCCIACPPCKGKDGVDVMSLCVRPEHVDAFLAELASM; encoded by the exons ATGAGCGTTGTGACCAAGTCCTCCCCGGTGCTCGTCTGCCCATCGTCGGAACCGGCCGGCAGCGGCAAGGGCAATGGCAGCCACATCAACCTCTCCTCCGTCGACAACTGTTACGCTTCTCTCCCGGTAACCTCGCTGCTGGTGTTCGACCAACCGATCTCTGACCCCGTGGAGACCATCAAGAGGGCCCTGGCGCAGGCGCTGCTCCACTACCGCCCCATGGCCGGCCGCATCGCCGAAGACCGCCGCATCACGTGCACCGGTGAGGGTGTGTCCTTCGTGGGTGCGTCGGCCAGCTGCGCCCTGCCGGAGCTGGTCCCTACGTCAACGGTACCGATTGACGACCTCGCGCTTCAGTACCCTGCCCCGATGTGCCGCCGCGGCGACCCCTTGCTGCTCATGCAGGTGACCGAGTTCTCCGGCGGCGGCTTCACCGTGGCCGTGACGTGGAACCACGCCGTCGCCGACGGCAAGGGGATGGCGCAGTTCCTGCAGGCCATCGGCGAGCTCGCCCGAGGGATGCCGGCGCCGTCCGTCCTACCGGTGCGGTCTCCCGAGAAGGCTGGCCCGCTGCCGGTCGTCCCCGCGCCGACGGTCGCCATGCAAAGGGTCATCTTGAGGTTCGCGACCAGAGGCAAGGCGGCTCTGGACGTCACCGTGCCGTGGAGCCTGATCCGCCGCGTCAAAGCCGATTGTGGTGGCTGCACTGTGTTCGAGGCCGTTGCCGCCGTGCTCTGGCGGTGCCGCACCCGCGCGGTTATCTCCGATCCTGAGGCTGCCGCGCCGCTCTCGTTCCCGTGCAACCTGCGCGGACCTATGGGCACCCAGGACGGCTACTACGGCAACTGCTTCGCGGTGCAGCTGGTCCACGCCACCGCCGGCTCGGTGGCCAACGGAGACATCAGAGACCTGGTGAACCTCATCAGGCGTGCCAAGGAGACGGTGCTCTCCAACGGCAACGGCAGCAACGGGGACCG GAAAAGGGGGACATGCCCCCGCCTCTACAACGTACTCGCTGTGGGAAGCTGGAGGAACCTCGGCTTCGACGCCGCCGACTTCGGCCACGGGACGCCGTCGCGCGTCGTGTGCCACATGGAGCGGGTGGCCGGGCCGTGCTGCATCGCCTGCCCGCCGTGCAAGGGGAAGGACGGTGTCGATGTCATGTCGCTCTGCGTCAGGCCGGAGCACGTCGATGCCTTCTTAGCGGAGCTGGCGTCAATGTGA